Proteins encoded by one window of Ulvibacter sp. MAR_2010_11:
- a CDS encoding HYR domain-containing protein, translating to MKNYYLILTIVSLFIAMSVGAQTTYTYNGNGHWTAQGNWSPSYPGTSIAAGDTVLLENQTVSSYGLGIRGTLIVGHGATFNVTEENGYSLFIVNGASASVIIRPGGTMNVHNSIIRTNSGSKMHVERTGTLNIHPNDPGHVSYIAGTNNGYININNSGITYARVSLMAFTNHEYGYITNRGVLNKWSNSTLINNGNIHNHERSLNEGYIINNRRFRNFAGATFENRASFENRPGGSVHNRGVFENGPSSFRIKNDGSFINQAGGNLFLNKYYVDFENNNIFYNNTSAHITGSNNFLNNGTLVDNGSIASSVLLRNPGLIYGINQINNATIDGEFGGDGTISPGAGPSNSIGTYRIGPNPGSVLGIIKLEIRNTSNNDYLIIDDNVTQNLRVEVELINGFVPQVGDSFIIIGHQGYTGHTYGFDLPSLPSYLDWNIQLNSGHIALEVICGSSSVVCPPDITVNVDPNSCIATNVTLPEPTVTSCHPYTATSSAPINYQLGDNTVIWNITTFDNTFTCTQIVTVVDNTPPTASCKDITVHLDDFGNATITGSDIDDGSNDPCGIASLSVSPSTFDCSNIGANTVTLTVTDNNGNSSTCTAVVTVEDNIPPEANCAAPFTIQLDANGDAQIAVADIDNGSNDACGIASTSIDKTAFTCADVGPNTITLTVSDVNGNTSTCTTIVTVEDNVPPVARCTAPFTIQLDANGDASIAVGDIENGSTDACGIASLSVSPSSFTCADVGPNTVTLTVTDVNGNVSTCSTTVTVEDNVPPDAVCMDITIQLDATGNASIVAADIDGGSTDACGIASLSASQTDFDCSHVGPNNVTLTVTDNNGNTSTCVAIVTVEDNVPPDAVCMDITIQLDATGNASIVAADIDGGSTDACGIASLSASQTDFDCSHVGPNNVTLTVTDNNGNVSTCVAVVTVEDNVPPVIACPADVAVNTNPGQCYAIITFPDAIATDACGIASIVQTMGDPSGSQFPVGVSTIEYTATDVNGNTATCSFTITVTDNEPAMAVCMDITIQLDEFGDASITPADVDGGSTDNCGIASMTIDVDTFDCSDVGDNPVVLTVTDVNGNVSSCTAIVTVEDVTPPVAVCMDITVQLDPTGTVTILGSDIGGASTDACGIASYDLDIDTFDCSDVGDNPVVLTVTDVNGNVSTCTAIVTVEDNTSPDLVCMDITLELGADGTATIVPEDVIATNDDACGILTTAVDIFEFDCSDIGTPVTVQVFSQDVNGNLSTCTAAVTVVDLLAPELTCPADQTVDPGAGNLFYEVPDYFAIGEATATDNCTDPVVITTQDPAAGTLLPDGTYTVTITAEDEYGNIATCTFELTVDTTLGIDDNVDISSIVLYPNPATDYVMLSNPNSVELKDVAIYDLTGRLIKTINLAGMGAEKTIDISELASAPYLFIIQGETGQRTTQIIKE from the coding sequence ATGAAAAATTATTATTTAATTTTAACGATTGTTTCGCTCTTCATTGCTATGTCTGTAGGTGCACAGACAACATATACCTACAATGGCAATGGTCATTGGACCGCGCAAGGCAATTGGTCGCCAAGTTATCCGGGAACGTCAATTGCCGCAGGTGATACCGTTTTACTGGAAAATCAGACTGTTTCATCCTATGGTTTAGGAATTAGAGGAACTCTTATTGTAGGCCACGGGGCTACTTTTAACGTTACAGAGGAAAACGGGTATAGCCTTTTTATTGTAAATGGAGCTAGTGCGAGTGTTATAATAAGACCCGGGGGCACAATGAACGTTCATAATTCGATAATTCGTACCAATTCCGGCTCAAAGATGCATGTAGAAAGAACGGGCACGCTTAATATTCATCCCAACGATCCCGGTCATGTATCCTATATTGCGGGAACCAACAATGGTTATATTAATATTAATAATAGTGGAATCACTTACGCGAGGGTAAGTCTAATGGCCTTCACAAATCACGAATATGGGTATATCACCAACAGAGGGGTTCTTAACAAATGGTCAAATTCAACTTTAATAAATAATGGTAATATACACAACCATGAAAGATCCCTAAATGAGGGGTATATTATTAATAATAGGCGATTCAGGAATTTTGCAGGTGCAACGTTTGAGAATAGAGCTTCTTTTGAAAATCGGCCCGGCGGTTCTGTACACAACAGAGGTGTTTTTGAAAATGGCCCATCAAGTTTTAGAATAAAGAACGATGGTTCCTTTATCAATCAAGCCGGGGGAAACCTTTTTTTAAACAAATACTACGTAGATTTTGAGAATAATAATATTTTTTATAACAATACAAGCGCCCATATAACCGGATCGAATAATTTTCTTAATAATGGAACCTTAGTTGACAACGGCTCTATTGCGTCTAGCGTATTATTAAGAAACCCAGGATTGATCTATGGAATTAATCAAATTAATAATGCGACAATAGACGGTGAATTTGGCGGCGATGGCACTATTTCACCTGGAGCCGGGCCATCCAACTCTATAGGCACTTATAGGATCGGGCCTAATCCCGGCAGTGTTCTTGGAATAATTAAGTTGGAAATTCGAAACACATCGAATAATGATTATTTAATAATCGATGATAACGTGACGCAAAATTTAAGAGTTGAAGTTGAATTGATTAATGGTTTTGTCCCTCAAGTTGGAGATTCATTTATAATTATTGGACATCAAGGGTATACTGGACACACGTATGGGTTTGATCTACCTTCACTTCCGTCTTATCTCGATTGGAACATTCAATTAAATTCAGGTCATATCGCCTTAGAAGTCATTTGTGGATCATCTTCGGTTGTTTGTCCACCGGATATAACGGTAAATGTGGATCCCAATTCTTGCATTGCAACAAATGTTACACTACCGGAACCCACAGTCACTAGTTGTCATCCATACACCGCAACTTCTTCGGCACCTATAAATTACCAATTAGGTGATAATACCGTAATATGGAACATTACCACTTTTGATAATACGTTTACCTGCACGCAAATTGTCACAGTGGTTGACAATACCCCTCCTACTGCTAGTTGCAAGGATATTACAGTACATTTGGATGACTTCGGAAATGCTACTATTACCGGCAGTGATATTGACGATGGTAGTAACGATCCCTGCGGAATCGCTTCCCTTTCAGTATCACCGTCTACCTTTGATTGTAGTAATATTGGGGCAAATACGGTAACCTTAACAGTAACAGACAACAACGGAAATAGCTCCACTTGTACAGCCGTTGTAACGGTCGAAGATAATATACCTCCTGAGGCTAACTGTGCTGCTCCTTTTACTATTCAGTTGGATGCCAATGGAGATGCACAAATTGCTGTTGCAGATATTGATAACGGAAGTAATGATGCCTGTGGAATAGCGAGCACCTCGATAGACAAAACAGCTTTCACCTGTGCAGACGTAGGTCCAAACACTATTACTCTAACAGTGAGCGATGTAAACGGTAATACTTCAACCTGTACGACCATTGTAACGGTGGAAGATAATGTCCCTCCTGTAGCTCGTTGTACTGCTCCTTTCACCATTCAGCTGGACGCCAACGGAGATGCCAGTATAGCCGTTGGGGATATTGAAAACGGGAGTACCGATGCCTGTGGCATTGCTTCGCTAAGTGTTTCCCCAAGCAGCTTCACCTGTGCGGATGTTGGACCGAATACTGTCACCTTAACTGTGACCGATGTAAACGGAAATGTATCAACTTGTTCAACTACAGTTACTGTTGAAGACAACGTGCCTCCGGATGCTGTGTGTATGGATATTACCATTCAGCTGGACGCAACAGGGAATGCAAGTATTGTAGCTGCCGATATTGATGGTGGCAGTACAGATGCCTGTGGTATCGCTTCTCTTTCGGCTTCACAAACCGATTTCGACTGTAGTCATGTGGGTCCCAATAACGTGACTCTTACCGTAACCGATAATAACGGAAACACGAGTACCTGTGTGGCAATAGTTACTGTTGAAGATAACGTGCCTCCGGATGCTGTGTGTATGGATATTACCATTCAGCTGGACGCAACAGGGAATGCAAGTATTGTAGCTGCCGATATTGACGGCGGAAGTACCGATGCCTGTGGTATCGCTTCTCTCTCTGCTTCACAAACCGATTTCGACTGTAGTCATGTGGGTCCGAACAACGTGACTCTTACCGTAACCGATAATAACGGAAACGTAAGTACTTGTGTGGCGGTAGTTACCGTGGAAGACAATGTACCTCCGGTTATTGCGTGTCCCGCCGATGTGGCGGTGAATACCAATCCGGGACAATGCTACGCTATTATTACCTTCCCGGATGCCATTGCTACAGATGCCTGTGGAATTGCATCTATTGTACAAACAATGGGTGATCCAAGTGGAAGTCAGTTCCCTGTGGGAGTTTCTACCATTGAGTATACTGCCACCGATGTGAATGGAAATACTGCTACGTGTAGCTTTACCATTACGGTAACCGACAACGAACCGGCCATGGCTGTGTGTATGGACATCACCATTCAGTTAGATGAATTTGGAGATGCATCCATTACTCCAGCCGATGTGGACGGTGGTTCAACCGATAATTGTGGTATTGCTTCGATGACCATCGATGTAGATACCTTCGACTGTAGTGATGTGGGAGACAATCCTGTGGTACTTACTGTAACCGATGTTAACGGAAATGTATCCTCTTGTACCGCCATTGTAACAGTGGAAGATGTAACGCCTCCTGTGGCTGTTTGTATGGACATTACCGTGCAATTAGACCCAACAGGAACAGTTACTATCTTAGGTAGTGATATTGGCGGAGCCTCTACCGATGCCTGTGGTATTGCATCCTACGATCTGGATATAGATACCTTCGACTGTAGTGATGTGGGAGACAATCCTGTGGTCTTAACAGTAACCGATGTCAATGGAAATGTTTCTACCTGTACCGCAATTGTTACGGTAGAAGACAATACCTCTCCCGATCTTGTTTGTATGGACATCACCCTAGAACTGGGAGCAGATGGAACTGCAACTATTGTTCCTGAAGATGTCATCGCCACCAACGACGATGCCTGTGGTATTTTAACCACGGCTGTAGATATCTTTGAGTTCGATTGTAGTGATATAGGGACTCCGGTTACCGTTCAGGTGTTTAGCCAGGATGTAAACGGAAACCTCAGTACATGTACCGCGGCAGTGACCGTAGTAGACCTGTTGGCTCCTGAGCTTACCTGTCCTGCCGATCAAACCGTAGATCCCGGAGCAGGAAACTTGTTCTATGAAGTGCCGGATTACTTTGCCATTGGTGAAGCAACGGCTACCGATAACTGTACAGATCCTGTGGTAATTACCACCCAGGATCCTGCAGCAGGAACCTTATTGCCGGATGGTACTTATACAGTAACCATCACCGCCGAAGATGAGTATGGTAACATTGCCACTTGTACCTTCGAGCTAACGGTAGATACTACTTTAGGAATTGACGATAATGTTGATATCTCCAGTATTGTATTGTATCCTAACCCGGCAACGGACTATGTGATGCTAAGCAATCCGAATAGTGTGGAACTGAAAGATGTGGCCATCTACGACCTAACCGGACGATTGATTAAAACAATCAACCTGGCAGGAATGGGAGCAGAGAAAACCATCGATATCTCGGAACTGGCCAGTGCGCCCTATCTGTTTATTATACAAGGAGAAACAGGTCAGAGGACCACACAGATAATAAAAGAGTAG
- a CDS encoding response regulator transcription factor produces MTKNTTILVADDHPILLKGLMDELDTAGYTLLEGAPNGALALNSILELRPDIAILDIEMPLLSGFEVIQKANEKNVATKFIILTSHKERGYVVRAKKLNISGYILKDEPFSELNNCIRALLKDETYFSITFDTIFKTEVTPELKKIKFLSPSERTIVRMVAQEKTSKEISQLLSISLRTVQKHRANIISKLGLPASGDALTIWTTENKELILSL; encoded by the coding sequence ATGACAAAAAACACAACTATTTTAGTAGCAGACGATCACCCTATCTTATTGAAGGGACTTATGGACGAACTGGACACGGCGGGATATACCTTGTTGGAAGGTGCTCCTAATGGTGCCTTGGCGTTAAATAGCATATTAGAATTACGGCCGGACATTGCTATTTTGGATATCGAAATGCCGTTGTTATCCGGCTTTGAAGTAATACAAAAGGCCAATGAAAAAAATGTAGCTACAAAATTCATTATTCTTACATCTCATAAAGAAAGAGGATATGTGGTACGAGCGAAAAAGTTGAATATTTCGGGATATATATTAAAAGACGAGCCTTTTTCAGAACTCAACAATTGCATTCGGGCACTGTTAAAAGATGAAACCTATTTCAGCATAACTTTCGATACGATTTTTAAAACTGAAGTCACACCCGAATTGAAGAAAATAAAATTCCTTTCTCCTTCAGAAAGAACTATTGTAAGAATGGTGGCACAGGAAAAAACATCGAAAGAAATATCACAATTACTCTCCATTTCATTGCGAACCGTGCAAAAACATCGCGCTAATATTATTTCCAAATTGGGACTTCCCGCCAGTGGTGATGCACTTACCATATGGACAACCGAAAATAAGGAACTCATTCTTTCCTTGTAG
- a CDS encoding histidine kinase — MELDVIHDMAFDHSGFLWLGGETLDIRTIILSDKKLSLQRFDGQTFHTIPLPYFEKKLLSVGQVYQRKDGKFYILANGQEQALMLFDPLSMVFTKIKLGNNKFLAEAISKVFSYNNKDYILTQKDREITLNVLKSNLELIPLFSFEFKDGKYLLDNSTQFIPFEKFILIGDDNFPLIAMDWEGNKLKQYSVASFSRDRIANMNKFWITEAFQKGGAYYTFMNQSNLLHKIDEDKIDITSLRGNSLPGPNNKFVVDSLSNEIICSREGNDLVIRSFDATNGFQELFRDDIFDETSGFELESKNVNEHLWVGTTNKELHYYRFPSSKVINYLPTKSIRTIASVKDSTFLIATETDGWYYLDKATNEIAPYNLIENGKPLKPYSSRNIIVEDEIIWSNSKGNILEINKLTNEVLAYRHFPVICMEKPNDTTIVYGTVGYNLMSFNTKTKKHEKLVATDSLFVYDIEINDNLLVGATDKGVLTYHLKTKETAFYDASKVGEDAFMLMVDYHPDYGFLLGTRSGNILSYSPDDGMFTTVYRDALQAGIATILFEEDNWYINTFNGFVSFDPKNETVTRFSDKDGFSNNEANRYSALKTNDGLFVGTIKGLNFFKPSDLTSLSNNSRLVLLKLRSYSESEGRITNVFDRNVLDSLKTIVLPSEHKEMEIDFSLTHNTQDSKNSFSYRLGEEDWIDLKQKQSIRFPNLAAGKYRLELVAKDFSGNRIGVPMILQIHSKDFFYKTWWFYLIVTFAIALLLLYFLKQAIVRKKLQEQFSHEMMRSQEVERTRIAKELHDSVGQQLTLIKKKAQNSQLPEITHLTHNALEEVRGISRGLFPTTLKQLGLSESIEQLVYTMDEQSEMFFSSEIDVIDMHFDETATLHIYRFIQESLTNVIKHSEAKTVVIKVLRKERTVFIHINDNGKGFVASDRLLNKSFGLKSMAERIKMLRGVLSIDSRAGSGTRITAKIPTEK; from the coding sequence TTGGAGCTGGACGTAATTCACGACATGGCCTTTGACCATAGTGGTTTTTTATGGCTAGGAGGAGAGACGTTGGACATTCGAACCATTATTCTAAGTGATAAAAAACTTTCACTGCAGCGTTTTGACGGACAAACTTTTCATACCATACCGTTACCCTATTTTGAAAAGAAACTACTGTCGGTAGGGCAAGTTTATCAAAGAAAGGACGGGAAGTTTTATATACTCGCCAACGGACAAGAACAAGCTTTAATGTTGTTCGATCCGCTTTCTATGGTTTTCACAAAAATAAAATTGGGGAACAATAAATTTCTGGCAGAAGCCATATCAAAAGTCTTTTCCTACAACAACAAGGATTATATTTTAACTCAAAAAGACCGGGAAATTACCTTGAATGTTCTCAAGTCGAATCTAGAATTGATTCCGCTTTTTTCATTTGAGTTTAAGGATGGTAAATACCTCTTGGACAATTCTACTCAATTTATACCCTTTGAAAAATTCATCCTTATTGGAGATGATAACTTCCCATTAATAGCGATGGATTGGGAAGGAAACAAACTGAAACAATACTCGGTCGCGTCCTTCTCCAGAGATCGTATTGCCAATATGAATAAATTTTGGATTACCGAAGCCTTTCAGAAAGGAGGTGCCTATTATACTTTTATGAATCAAAGCAATTTACTTCACAAAATCGATGAGGATAAAATCGATATCACTTCACTAAGGGGAAATTCACTTCCGGGACCGAATAATAAATTTGTGGTTGATTCGCTGTCCAATGAAATAATTTGCAGTAGAGAAGGAAACGATTTGGTAATTCGGTCGTTTGACGCAACAAATGGTTTTCAGGAATTATTCAGGGATGATATATTTGATGAAACCTCGGGTTTCGAATTGGAATCTAAAAATGTAAATGAACATCTTTGGGTGGGTACAACCAACAAGGAACTGCACTATTACAGATTTCCATCTAGTAAGGTAATTAACTATTTACCAACAAAAAGTATCCGAACGATCGCTTCGGTAAAAGACTCCACATTTCTAATTGCCACGGAGACAGACGGCTGGTATTATTTAGACAAAGCAACCAACGAAATTGCACCGTACAATTTAATTGAAAACGGAAAACCACTTAAACCCTATTCATCCCGAAATATCATTGTAGAAGATGAGATTATCTGGAGTAATTCCAAAGGCAACATCTTAGAGATTAACAAACTTACCAATGAAGTATTAGCCTATAGACACTTTCCGGTAATTTGTATGGAAAAACCCAATGATACTACTATTGTCTATGGTACTGTGGGATATAATTTAATGAGTTTTAATACAAAAACAAAAAAACACGAGAAGTTGGTAGCGACCGATTCGTTGTTTGTTTATGATATTGAAATAAACGACAACCTGTTGGTTGGAGCTACAGACAAAGGAGTTCTCACCTATCATCTAAAGACCAAGGAAACTGCCTTTTACGATGCTTCGAAGGTTGGGGAGGATGCATTTATGCTCATGGTAGATTATCACCCCGATTATGGCTTTTTATTAGGAACCCGTTCCGGAAATATACTTTCATATAGTCCCGACGACGGGATGTTTACAACGGTATATCGGGACGCGTTGCAAGCGGGGATTGCGACCATTCTTTTCGAAGAGGACAATTGGTATATCAATACCTTTAATGGATTTGTTTCCTTCGATCCAAAAAATGAGACGGTTACCAGATTTTCAGATAAAGACGGCTTTAGTAACAACGAGGCAAATCGTTACAGTGCATTAAAAACCAATGACGGACTTTTTGTGGGAACTATAAAAGGGCTCAATTTTTTTAAACCCTCAGATTTAACCTCTCTTTCGAATAATTCCCGGCTGGTATTATTGAAATTAAGGAGTTATAGTGAGTCGGAAGGACGAATTACAAATGTTTTTGACAGGAATGTCCTGGACAGCTTAAAGACCATTGTTTTGCCTTCAGAACACAAGGAGATGGAAATCGATTTTTCTCTTACTCACAATACACAGGACAGTAAGAACAGCTTTAGTTATAGACTGGGGGAAGAAGACTGGATAGATTTGAAGCAAAAACAGAGCATTCGGTTTCCCAATCTGGCGGCGGGAAAATACAGGCTTGAGTTAGTGGCAAAGGATTTTTCGGGAAACCGAATTGGAGTACCCATGATATTGCAGATTCATTCGAAAGACTTTTTCTACAAAACCTGGTGGTTCTATCTTATAGTGACGTTTGCGATCGCACTTTTATTGTTGTATTTTTTAAAACAAGCCATAGTTCGAAAAAAGCTACAGGAACAATTTTCGCATGAAATGATGCGATCCCAGGAGGTTGAAAGAACCCGAATTGCCAAAGAACTTCACGATAGTGTGGGGCAACAATTGACATTAATAAAAAAGAAGGCTCAAAATTCACAGCTGCCTGAAATAACGCATTTAACCCACAATGCCTTGGAGGAGGTAAGGGGAATTTCAAGAGGTTTGTTTCCCACCACATTAAAACAACTCGGACTTTCGGAAAGTATAGAACAACTTGTATACACGATGGATGAACAGAGTGAAATGTTTTTTTCTTCCGAAATAGATGTAATAGACATGCATTTCGACGAAACGGCAACGCTGCATATTTATCGATTCATTCAGGAGTCTCTCACCAATGTTATTAAACATTCCGAGGCAAAAACAGTTGTGATAAAAGTGCTCAGGAAAGAGCGTACTGTTTTTATTCATATAAACGATAATGGCAAGGGTTTTGTAGCTTCAGACAGGCTATTGAATAAAAGCTTTGGGCTAAAATCCATGGCGGAGCGTATAAAAATGTTGAGGGGTGTATTAAGTATTGATAGCAGGGCGGGCTCAGGTACCCGAATAACAGCAAAAATCCCAACAGAAAAATGA
- a CDS encoding DNA-binding response regulator, with protein MISKQSISLIIADDHPLLLKGLFEEFKANNYTILGTAVNGMEALEQILTHKPRVALLDIDMPLLTGFEVIKTAKEKGSKTKFIVLSFHKESEYVAQAKALSINGYLLKEDSFSEIEDCIIAVLNGDEYFSKSFDAFSLQNASEELRKLKQLTPSEITILKLIARQITTGEIAETLNVSARTVEKHRSNIIAKLHIDNSSNSLISWALTNKNIVLDL; from the coding sequence ATGATTTCAAAGCAAAGTATATCTCTTATTATTGCCGACGATCATCCGTTGTTGCTCAAAGGTCTTTTTGAAGAGTTTAAAGCCAACAATTATACCATTTTGGGAACGGCAGTAAACGGAATGGAAGCATTGGAACAGATTTTAACACACAAACCAAGAGTTGCCTTATTGGATATCGACATGCCGTTATTAACCGGTTTTGAAGTGATAAAAACGGCCAAGGAAAAAGGCTCTAAAACAAAATTTATTGTACTCTCTTTTCACAAGGAATCTGAATATGTGGCACAGGCCAAAGCACTCTCAATTAACGGGTATTTGTTAAAAGAGGATTCCTTTTCTGAAATTGAGGATTGTATAATAGCCGTCTTAAATGGAGATGAATATTTTAGCAAATCGTTCGATGCTTTTTCGCTTCAAAATGCTTCGGAAGAATTGCGAAAACTGAAGCAATTAACACCTTCAGAAATAACAATTCTAAAATTAATAGCGAGGCAAATCACAACGGGAGAAATTGCCGAGACTCTTAACGTTTCGGCTCGCACTGTAGAAAAGCATCGAAGTAATATTATTGCTAAGTTACATATAGATAATTCGTCTAACTCCTTGATAAGCTGGGCTTTGACAAATAAAAATATTGTATTGGATTTATAA